One Candidatus Binatia bacterium genomic region harbors:
- a CDS encoding PilT/PilU family type 4a pilus ATPase, whose protein sequence is MSRGSGAMRQVDEILRWAFVRDASDVHLKIGSSPIFRRYGSLTVEDKFPPLRSEDLDRFVEHLVDATQRERLIADRQIDLGYGNEDLGRFRVNIYYQRGELRIALRAIPNQIRTLQDLRMPEAVQSLATEARGLILVTGTTGSGKSTSLASMIDQMNGSEQRHIMTVEDPIEYLHKDRQSMVSQREVGVDVTSFTSGLKGALRQDPDVILIGEMRDLDTIETAVMAAETGHLVMSTLHTLDAPETVTRIIQAFPDHQRDQIRVVLSSVLKGIVSQRLVPRADGKGMVPAVEILLNTALVRDIIKDPSRSPRELTDAMAKGHATYGTQTFDQSLMSLYREDLITYEEAIAQATNPDDLALQVRGIHATSNARWEDFDSEQNSPSNPGEGENTPVAAAAKPRLVRRF, encoded by the coding sequence GTGCGGGATGCGTCGGACGTTCATTTGAAAATCGGTTCATCGCCGATCTTTCGCCGTTACGGTTCGTTGACGGTCGAGGATAAATTCCCACCCTTGCGATCTGAGGATCTGGATCGCTTTGTCGAACATCTGGTTGATGCCACGCAACGGGAGCGGTTGATTGCCGATCGACAGATCGATTTGGGGTACGGGAACGAAGATCTGGGTCGCTTTCGGGTCAATATCTATTATCAGCGCGGTGAGCTGAGGATTGCCCTTCGCGCGATCCCGAATCAGATCCGCACGTTGCAGGATCTCCGAATGCCCGAGGCGGTCCAGAGTCTCGCCACGGAGGCGCGCGGACTGATTCTGGTGACAGGGACGACTGGCTCCGGCAAATCAACTTCGCTGGCGTCGATGATCGACCAGATGAATGGTTCCGAGCAGCGCCATATCATGACTGTCGAGGATCCGATCGAATATTTGCACAAGGATCGCCAGTCGATGGTGAGCCAAAGAGAGGTGGGCGTGGATGTCACGAGTTTCACCTCGGGTCTCAAGGGCGCCTTGCGACAGGATCCCGATGTCATTCTGATTGGAGAGATGCGCGATCTCGATACCATCGAGACGGCGGTGATGGCCGCCGAAACGGGCCATCTGGTGATGAGCACACTGCACACTCTGGATGCACCCGAGACCGTGACCCGGATCATTCAGGCTTTTCCGGACCATCAGCGTGATCAAATCCGTGTGGTTTTATCCTCGGTGCTCAAGGGCATCGTGAGTCAGCGGCTGGTGCCTAGAGCCGATGGCAAGGGCATGGTTCCTGCGGTCGAGATCCTTCTCAACACGGCTCTGGTCCGGGATATTATCAAGGATCCCTCCCGGAGCCCTCGAGAACTCACCGACGCGATGGCCAAAGGTCACGCCACTTATGGCACGCAGACCTTCGATCAGTCTCTGATGAGCCTCTATCGAGAGGATCTGATCACTTACGAGGAAGCAATCGCGCAGGCCACCAACCCCGACGACCTGGCGCTTCAAGTCCGCGGGATTCACGCCACATCCAATGCGCGCTGGGAGGATTTCGATTCGGAACAAAATTCGCCATCCAAT